From the genome of Zalophus californianus isolate mZalCal1 chromosome 6, mZalCal1.pri.v2, whole genome shotgun sequence, one region includes:
- the FAH gene encoding fumarylacetoacetase: protein MSFVAVAEDSDFPIHNLPYGVFSTPGNPRRRIGVAIGDQILDLSVIKHLFTGPVLSKHQDVFDQPALNSFMGLGQAAWKEARAFLQNLLSTSHTRLRDDTELRRRAFTAQASAVMHLPATIGDYTDFYSSRQHATNVGIMFRGKENALMPNWLHIPVGYHGRASSVVVSGTPIRRPMGQMSPDDSKPPVYGACKLLDMELEMAFFVGPGNNFGEPIPISRAHEHIFGMVLMNDWSARDIQKWEYVPLGPFLGKSFGTTISPWVVPMEALMPFAVPNPEQDPRPLPYLRHDRPYTFDISLSVTLKGEGMSQAATICKSNFKYMYWTMLQQLTHHTVNGCNLRPGDLLASGTISGAGGEPESFGSMLELSWRGTKAIELGHGHTRKFLLDGDEVIITGHCQGDGYRIGFGQCAGKVLPALLPA, encoded by the exons ATGTCCTTCGTCGCGGTGGCCGAGGATTCTGACTTCCCCATCCACAACCTGCCGTACGGCGTCTTTTCCACCCCAGGCAAC CCAAGGCGGAGGATCGGCGTGGCCATTGGCGACCAGATCCTGGACCTCAGTGTCATTAAGCACCTCTTCACTGGGCCTGTCCTCTCCAAACACCAGGATGTCTTCGATCAG CCCGCTCTGAACAGCTTCATGGGCCTGGGCCAGGCTGCCTGGAAGGAGGCGAGAGCGTTCTTGCAGAACCTGCTGTCCACCAGCCACACCAGGCTGCGAGACGACACGGAGCTTCGGAGACG TGCGTTCACTGCCCAGGCCTCTGCTGTGATGCACCTGCCGGCCACCATAG GTGACTACACGGACTTCTACTCCTCCCGGCAGCATGCCACCAACGTGGGGATCATGTTCCGCGGCAAGGAGAACGCGTTGATGCCGAATTG GCTGCACATTCCCGTGGGCTACCACGGCCGCGCCTCCTCCGTCGTCGTGTCCGGGACCCCGATCCGCAGGCCCATGGGGCAGATGAGCCCCGATGACT CTAAGCCTCCTGTCTATGGCGCCTGCAAGCTGTTGGACATGGAGCTGGAGATG gctttcttTGTAGGCCCTGGGAACAACTTTGGAGAGCCGATCCCCATTTCCAGGGCCCATGAGCACATTTTTGGAATGGTTCTTATGAACGACTGGAGCG CTCGGGACATTCAGAAATGGGAGTATGTCCCTCTTGGGCCGTTCCTTGGCAAGAGTTTTGGAACCACCATCTCTCCGTGGGTGGTGCCCATGGAGGCCCTCATGCCCTTTGCCGTGCCCAACCCAGAGCAG GACCCCAGGCCCCTGCCATATCTCCGCCACGACCGGCCCTACACGTTCGACATCAGCCTCTCTGTCACCCTGAAAG GAGAAGGAATGAGCCAGGCAGCCACCATCTGCAAGTCCAATTTTAAG TACATGTACTGGACGATGCTCCAGCAGCTGACCCACCACACCGTCAATGGCTGCAACCTTCGCCCAGGGGACCTGTTGGCTTCTGGAACCATCAGCGGGGCCGGTGGA GAGCCAGAGAGCTTTGGCAGCATGCTGGAGCTGTCGTGGAGGGGGACAAAGGCCATTGAGCTGGGGCACGGACACACCAGGAAGTTCCTGCTGGACGGTGATGAAGTCATCATAACAG GCCACTGCCAGGGGGACGGGTACCGCATCGGCTTTGGCCAGTGTGCTGGAAAAGTGCTGCCTGCCCTCTTGCCCGCGTGA